The following coding sequences are from one Thermostaphylospora chromogena window:
- the argS gene encoding arginine--tRNA ligase, with translation MTDPQLVLTERVQSALAAAFGAEFADADPLIRPSQFADYQANVALSLAKRLRRQPREVAQSIADHLTDFPGTVEVSGPGFLNITLDDAWIAEQANRVFKDPRLGVGVNTPPQTVVIDYSAPNAAKEMHVGHLRTTIVGDALARIHEHLGNRVIRQNHLGDWGTPFGMLIEHLLDVGEDSAVARLEAGESSAFYQEARAKFDSDEDFKRRARERVTTLQSGDAETMRLWHVFMDATIRYFNKVYAILGVTLTDDDIAGESMYNPMLAKTCDELEAAGIAVVSEGALCVFPPGFTGTDGKPLPLIIRKSDGGYGYATTDLAAIHYRVHDLKADRILYVVGADQALHFQMVFATARMAGWLPETVSAEHVKIGMMLGSDGRRFRTRSGESVKLTDLLDEAIERASAAIAEREPDEEARAEIAQAVGIGAVKYADLAVSHDSEYIFDFDRMLAFTGNTAPYLQYATARVRSIFRTGGVDAASVTGPIILSEPAERALALQLLGLGTVVERVARDSEPHRLCAFLFDTATAFTTFYENCPVLKSDVPEETRASRLALCALTLKTLETGLDLLGIPHPERM, from the coding sequence ATGACCGACCCGCAGCTCGTTCTCACCGAACGCGTCCAGAGCGCCCTGGCCGCCGCGTTCGGTGCGGAATTCGCCGACGCAGACCCGCTGATCCGGCCCTCCCAGTTCGCCGACTACCAGGCGAACGTCGCGCTGAGCCTGGCCAAGCGACTGCGACGGCAGCCCCGGGAGGTCGCCCAGTCCATCGCCGACCACCTCACCGATTTCCCCGGCACGGTCGAGGTCAGCGGTCCCGGCTTCCTCAACATCACCCTCGACGACGCCTGGATCGCCGAGCAGGCCAACCGCGTCTTCAAAGACCCCCGCCTCGGCGTCGGCGTGAACACCCCGCCGCAGACGGTCGTGATCGACTACTCCGCGCCCAACGCCGCGAAGGAGATGCACGTCGGTCACCTGCGCACCACGATCGTCGGCGACGCGCTGGCCCGCATCCACGAGCACCTCGGCAACCGGGTGATCCGGCAGAACCACCTGGGAGACTGGGGCACGCCGTTCGGCATGCTCATCGAGCACCTGCTCGACGTCGGGGAGGACTCCGCCGTGGCCCGTCTGGAGGCCGGCGAGTCCAGCGCCTTCTACCAGGAGGCCCGCGCCAAGTTCGACAGCGATGAGGACTTCAAGCGGCGGGCCAGGGAGCGCGTGACCACGCTGCAGTCCGGCGACGCCGAGACCATGCGGCTGTGGCACGTGTTCATGGACGCCACGATCCGCTACTTCAACAAGGTCTACGCGATACTCGGCGTCACCCTCACCGACGACGACATCGCCGGCGAGAGCATGTACAACCCGATGCTCGCCAAGACGTGCGATGAGCTGGAGGCCGCCGGCATCGCCGTGGTGAGCGAGGGGGCGCTGTGCGTCTTCCCGCCCGGCTTCACCGGCACCGACGGCAAGCCGCTCCCGCTGATCATCCGCAAGTCCGACGGCGGCTACGGCTACGCCACCACCGACCTGGCGGCGATCCACTACCGTGTCCACGACCTCAAGGCCGACCGCATCCTCTACGTCGTCGGAGCCGACCAGGCGCTGCACTTCCAGATGGTCTTCGCCACCGCGCGAATGGCCGGCTGGCTGCCCGAGACCGTCTCCGCCGAACACGTCAAGATCGGCATGATGCTCGGTTCGGACGGCCGGCGGTTCCGGACGCGCTCCGGTGAGTCCGTCAAGCTGACCGACCTGCTCGACGAGGCGATCGAGCGGGCCTCGGCCGCGATCGCCGAGCGCGAGCCCGACGAAGAGGCCCGCGCGGAGATCGCCCAGGCGGTCGGCATCGGCGCGGTGAAGTACGCCGACCTCGCGGTCAGCCACGACAGCGAGTACATCTTCGACTTCGACCGGATGCTCGCCTTCACCGGCAACACCGCCCCCTACCTGCAGTACGCCACGGCGCGGGTGCGGTCCATCTTCCGCACGGGCGGCGTCGACGCCGCCTCGGTCACCGGCCCCATCATCCTGTCCGAACCCGCCGAGCGCGCGCTCGCACTGCAACTCCTCGGCCTGGGCACGGTGGTGGAACGGGTCGCCCGCGACTCCGAGCCGCACCGGCTCTGCGCCTTCCTGTTCGACACCGCCACCGCCTTCACCACCTTCTATGAGAACTGCCCGGTGCTGAAGAGCGATGTGCCGGAGGAGACCCGCGCGTCCCGCCTGGCTCTGTGCGCGCTGACGCTGAAGACCCTGGAAACAGGTCTCGACCTGCTGGGCATCCCGCATCCCGAACGCATGTGA
- a CDS encoding cell division protein SepF, with product MGAVRKVATYLGLSEVDQYDEAYDYDEAAEEEWVPAAERAARRWHTADDEEEPARIVMVKPKAYNDAPVIGRYFREGQAVIMDVTGMSMAEATRMVDFAAGLVFGCEGRIERIAEKVFLLAPADVEVTME from the coding sequence ATGGGGGCAGTGCGCAAGGTGGCGACCTACCTTGGCCTGAGCGAGGTCGACCAGTACGACGAGGCGTACGACTACGACGAGGCCGCGGAGGAAGAGTGGGTCCCCGCGGCCGAGCGGGCTGCTCGTAGATGGCACACCGCCGATGACGAGGAAGAGCCCGCGCGCATCGTCATGGTGAAGCCGAAGGCCTACAACGACGCGCCTGTCATCGGACGGTACTTCCGTGAGGGCCAGGCAGTCATCATGGACGTGACGGGCATGTCGATGGCGGAGGCCACGCGGATGGTCGATTTCGCGGCCGGGCTCGTCTTCGGCTGTGAAGGGCGGATCGAGCGCATCGCGGAGAAGGTCTTCCTGCTCGCTCCGGCGGACGTCGAGGTCACGATGGAATGA
- a CDS encoding Fpg/Nei family DNA glycosylase, whose product MPEGHTIHRLAARHREMFAGGTVEAVSPQGRFADGAALIDGRVMVDATAYGKHLLHRYDGEQTVHVHLGLYGRFTDGDGLPPAPVGEVRLRLVNGKHWLDLRGPAVCEVLDPPGVGALVGRLGPDPLRDDADPDRAFRRISRSTKPIAALLLDQSVVAGAGLIFVTETLYRAGIPPTLPGRALGEARWRELWVDLRELMREGVRSGRIDTVRPEHTPEAMGRPPRVDRHGGEVYVYRRAGQPCLVCGTSVSHGTLAGRNAYWCATCQDCR is encoded by the coding sequence GTGCCGGAGGGGCACACCATTCACCGGCTCGCGGCGCGGCATCGGGAGATGTTCGCCGGAGGGACGGTGGAGGCGGTCAGCCCGCAGGGACGGTTCGCGGATGGCGCGGCGCTGATCGACGGACGAGTGATGGTGGACGCCACCGCGTACGGTAAGCATCTGCTGCATCGGTATGACGGCGAGCAGACCGTGCACGTCCATCTGGGGCTGTACGGGAGGTTCACCGATGGGGACGGCCTACCGCCCGCGCCGGTCGGGGAGGTGCGTCTGCGGTTGGTGAACGGCAAGCACTGGTTGGATCTGCGTGGCCCGGCCGTGTGCGAGGTGCTGGACCCGCCGGGGGTGGGCGCGCTGGTGGGACGGCTCGGCCCGGACCCGCTGCGGGATGACGCCGATCCGGATCGCGCCTTCCGGCGCATCTCGCGCAGCACCAAGCCGATCGCGGCGTTGCTGTTGGACCAGTCGGTGGTGGCCGGCGCCGGGCTCATCTTCGTCACTGAGACGCTCTACCGCGCCGGTATCCCTCCGACGTTGCCGGGCCGTGCGCTGGGCGAGGCCCGGTGGCGGGAGCTGTGGGTGGACCTGCGGGAGCTCATGCGTGAAGGCGTGCGCTCGGGGCGCATCGATACCGTCCGCCCGGAGCATACGCCGGAGGCGATGGGACGCCCGCCGCGGGTGGACCGGCACGGCGGTGAGGTGTACGTGTACCGGCGGGCCGGGCAGCCGTGCTTGGTGTGCGGCACGTCGGTGAGCCACGGCACGCTCGCCGGGCGAAACGCGTACTGGTGCGCCACCTGTCAGGATTGTCGGTGA
- a CDS encoding S9 family peptidase — MAKRVPSTRVHHGDTVTDEYAWLINKDDPDTIAYLEAENAFTERMTAHLGGVREGIFQEIRRRTLETDLSVPTRKRGWWYYGRTEEGKQYGIQCRVPADGDTPPDMGDGGGPLPGEQVLLDGNELAGDSEFFALGTSSVSPDGTRLAFSTDYKGDERFTLRVKDLTTGEILDDEIPDVSYGGAWSADGSTFFYTRVDKAWRPYRLYRHTIGTPASEDVLVYEETDERFWLSIGLTRSERFLVLSANSKITSEVRILDAQNPTGEFTVVRERKTGVEYGLDHGPDGFLILHNDGAQNFELATAPVDDPSSWTPLIPHREDTRLLDVDAFETHTVVHFRRDGLTGVRVLPADGEPYEISFPEPLYTVDIGANPEFRTSRLRLSYTSMVTPPSVYDYDLASRELILLKQRPVLEGYRPEDYEQHREWAVAEDGVRVPISIVARKGVERPAPTVLYGYGSYESSMDPYFSVARLSLLDRGVVFAVAHVRGGGEMGRQWYEDGKLLKKKNTFTDFVACARHMKESGWSGPIVARGGSAGGLLMGAAVNLAPELFDGVVADVPFVDALNTILNPELPLTVIEWDEWGDPLHDPEVYAYMKSYSPYENIDGSREYPPILALTSLNDTRVFYHEPAKWIARLRATAKGGPFLLKTEMGAGHGGRSGRYDAWREEAFTLAWVLDRLGRADHPGVLGVSASGGK; from the coding sequence ATGGCGAAACGGGTTCCCAGTACAAGGGTCCATCACGGCGACACGGTGACCGATGAGTATGCCTGGTTGATCAACAAGGACGACCCGGACACCATCGCTTACCTGGAAGCGGAGAACGCGTTCACCGAGAGGATGACCGCCCATTTGGGAGGCGTCCGGGAGGGCATCTTCCAGGAGATCAGGAGACGGACTCTAGAGACCGACCTGTCGGTGCCGACGCGCAAGCGTGGCTGGTGGTACTACGGACGGACCGAGGAAGGCAAGCAGTACGGGATCCAGTGCCGGGTTCCCGCCGACGGCGACACGCCTCCCGACATGGGTGACGGTGGCGGTCCGCTGCCCGGCGAGCAGGTCCTCCTCGACGGTAACGAGCTGGCCGGGGACAGCGAGTTCTTCGCGCTGGGCACGTCCTCGGTGAGCCCGGACGGCACGCGTCTGGCCTTCTCCACCGACTACAAGGGCGACGAGCGCTTCACATTGCGGGTGAAGGACCTGACCACGGGCGAGATCTTGGACGACGAGATCCCCGACGTCTCCTACGGCGGCGCCTGGTCGGCCGATGGTTCGACCTTCTTCTACACGAGGGTCGACAAGGCGTGGCGCCCTTACCGGCTCTACCGGCACACCATCGGTACGCCGGCGTCGGAGGACGTGCTGGTCTACGAGGAGACCGACGAGCGGTTCTGGCTGTCGATCGGTCTGACCCGGAGCGAGCGGTTCCTGGTGCTGTCCGCGAACAGCAAGATCACCAGTGAGGTGCGGATTCTCGACGCGCAGAATCCGACGGGTGAGTTCACGGTGGTGCGGGAGCGCAAGACGGGCGTGGAGTACGGCCTGGACCACGGCCCGGACGGTTTTCTGATCCTGCACAACGACGGGGCGCAGAACTTCGAGCTGGCCACCGCACCGGTCGACGACCCGTCGTCGTGGACGCCGCTGATCCCGCACCGGGAGGACACCCGGCTGCTGGACGTGGACGCCTTCGAGACCCACACGGTGGTGCACTTCCGCCGCGACGGACTGACCGGTGTACGGGTGCTGCCCGCCGACGGCGAGCCGTACGAGATCTCGTTCCCCGAACCGCTCTACACGGTGGACATCGGGGCGAACCCGGAGTTCCGCACGTCGCGGCTGCGGCTCAGCTACACGAGCATGGTGACGCCCCCGTCGGTCTACGACTACGACCTGGCGTCCCGTGAGCTGATCCTGCTCAAGCAGCGTCCGGTGCTGGAGGGCTACCGGCCGGAGGATTACGAGCAGCACCGCGAGTGGGCGGTCGCGGAGGACGGCGTCCGCGTGCCGATCTCGATCGTGGCGCGGAAGGGCGTCGAGCGCCCCGCGCCGACGGTGCTGTACGGCTACGGCAGCTACGAGTCCTCGATGGACCCCTACTTCTCGGTCGCCCGGTTGAGCCTGCTCGACCGGGGTGTGGTGTTCGCCGTCGCGCATGTGCGGGGCGGCGGCGAGATGGGCCGGCAGTGGTACGAGGACGGCAAGCTCCTCAAGAAGAAGAACACCTTCACCGATTTCGTGGCCTGCGCCCGGCACATGAAGGAGTCGGGCTGGTCGGGACCGATCGTGGCGCGCGGCGGTTCCGCGGGCGGGCTGCTCATGGGCGCGGCGGTCAACCTGGCGCCGGAGCTGTTCGACGGCGTGGTGGCGGACGTGCCGTTCGTGGACGCCCTGAACACGATCCTCAATCCGGAGCTTCCGCTGACGGTGATCGAGTGGGACGAGTGGGGCGACCCGCTGCATGACCCCGAGGTGTACGCCTACATGAAGTCCTACTCGCCGTACGAGAACATCGACGGTTCCCGGGAGTACCCGCCGATTCTCGCGCTGACCAGCCTGAACGACACGCGCGTGTTCTACCACGAGCCGGCGAAGTGGATCGCGCGGTTGCGGGCCACGGCCAAGGGCGGACCGTTCCTGCTCAAGACGGAGATGGGGGCCGGGCATGGCGGGCGTAGCGGCAGGTATGACGCCTGGCGCGAGGAGGCGTTCACGCTCGCGTGGGTGCTCGACCGGCTCGGGCGCGCCGACCATCCGGGTGTGCTCGGGGTATCCGCTTCAGGAGGGAAGTGA
- a CDS encoding GbsR/MarR family transcriptional regulator translates to MTQATDAELDFVDEVAAFFAAEGMPHIAGRVIGWLLICDPPEQSAAQLAETLQVSRSSISSATRLLTPSGLVEGTRRRGERQEYFRIAADGWSRMLANRYAKTAAFREVTERGLAVLAEAAPERRERLENVAELYRFLETELPALWTRWEQHRARLDRAGSDDPA, encoded by the coding sequence ATGACTCAGGCAACGGACGCCGAACTCGACTTCGTCGACGAGGTCGCGGCCTTCTTCGCCGCCGAAGGCATGCCGCACATCGCCGGTCGAGTCATCGGATGGCTGCTCATCTGCGACCCGCCGGAGCAGAGCGCCGCCCAGCTCGCGGAGACACTGCAGGTCAGCCGCAGCTCCATCAGCTCGGCCACCCGCCTGCTCACCCCGAGCGGACTGGTCGAAGGCACGCGCAGACGCGGCGAACGGCAGGAGTACTTCCGGATCGCCGCGGACGGCTGGAGCCGGATGCTCGCCAACCGCTACGCCAAGACCGCGGCGTTCCGCGAGGTGACCGAGCGCGGCCTCGCCGTCCTGGCGGAGGCCGCGCCCGAACGCCGCGAACGCCTGGAGAACGTCGCCGAGCTGTACCGCTTCCTGGAGACCGAGCTTCCCGCTCTCTGGACCCGTTGGGAGCAGCACCGCGCCCGGCTGGACAGAGCCGGATCCGACGACCCCGCCTAG
- a CDS encoding alpha/beta fold hydrolase translates to MGDIAYDIGDLGASVRIPQPEGELHVITRGERGGPVLLLSGAGNDNAVLSWRHAIPALAEEHRVYALDWPKQGGSRPWNGVADHDRMLRCITAVLDHFDLERAALVGLSQGGALALAYAIEHPERVSRLVALAPAGIISFPPVVHQALWLMARWRLLNRTIPSLIFRSRAACAWFARRALFAGPVDDFDQIVDEYHADVLRNGAGSSDWQNNSIGFRRMRVDLRPKLHMISCPTLIIQGGRDVGVKPEHSRAAAHAIPGARYELLEDGGHWANRQKPQQVNALIADFLRDG, encoded by the coding sequence GTGGGGGACATCGCATACGACATCGGCGACCTCGGCGCGAGCGTGCGCATCCCCCAACCCGAAGGGGAGCTGCACGTCATCACCCGCGGCGAGCGCGGCGGTCCGGTGCTTCTGCTCAGCGGCGCCGGCAACGACAACGCCGTCCTCAGCTGGCGGCACGCCATCCCCGCACTCGCCGAAGAACACCGGGTCTACGCCCTCGACTGGCCCAAGCAAGGCGGCAGCAGGCCCTGGAACGGTGTCGCCGACCACGACCGGATGCTCCGCTGCATCACCGCCGTACTCGACCACTTCGACCTCGAACGGGCCGCGCTCGTCGGCCTCTCCCAGGGCGGCGCGCTCGCCCTCGCCTACGCGATCGAGCACCCCGAGCGCGTGTCACGGCTCGTCGCCCTCGCCCCGGCGGGGATCATCTCCTTCCCGCCCGTCGTTCATCAGGCGCTCTGGCTCATGGCCAGGTGGCGTCTGCTCAACCGGACCATCCCGTCGCTCATCTTCCGCAGCCGCGCGGCCTGCGCCTGGTTCGCCCGGCGCGCCCTGTTCGCCGGGCCCGTCGATGACTTCGACCAGATCGTCGATGAGTACCACGCCGATGTCCTCCGCAACGGCGCCGGCTCATCCGATTGGCAGAACAACTCGATCGGGTTCCGCCGGATGCGCGTCGACCTGCGGCCCAAGCTACACATGATCTCCTGCCCGACGCTGATCATCCAGGGCGGCCGCGACGTGGGGGTAAAGCCCGAGCACAGCCGCGCCGCGGCGCACGCCATACCCGGCGCGAGGTATGAACTCCTCGAAGACGGAGGTCATTGGGCCAACCGCCAGAAACCCCAGCAGGTCAACGCCCTCATCGCGGACTTCCTCCGCGACGGATGA
- the mgrA gene encoding L-glyceraldehyde 3-phosphate reductase — MTAYVASADRYDRMPYNRTGRSGLRLPAISLGLWHNFGDDKPLDTQRAILRRAFDLGITHFDLANNYGPPYGSAERNFGRILREDFARYRDELIISTKAGYDMWPGPYGNGGSRKYLLASLDQSLSRMGLDYVDIFYSHRFDPETPLEETMAALDQAVRSGKALYAGISSYSARRTAEAAALLREMGTPLLIHQPSYSMLNRWIERELLDTLEAEGVGCIAFSPLAQGMLTDRYLTGIPEGSRAAQNKSLSPDLLTEETLTRIRNLNELAARRGQSLAQMALAWALRDRRVTSVLIGASSVAQLEENLAALNNLHFTAEELEAVDRYAVESGINLWAASSEA; from the coding sequence GTGACCGCCTACGTGGCATCCGCCGACCGGTACGACCGCATGCCGTACAACCGCACGGGGAGGAGCGGGCTTCGGCTGCCCGCGATCTCACTCGGGTTGTGGCACAACTTCGGCGACGACAAGCCGCTGGATACCCAGCGGGCGATCCTCCGGCGCGCCTTCGACCTGGGGATCACCCATTTCGACCTGGCCAACAACTACGGCCCGCCGTACGGCTCGGCGGAGCGGAACTTCGGCCGCATCCTGCGGGAGGACTTCGCTCGATACCGCGACGAGCTGATCATCTCGACCAAGGCGGGATACGACATGTGGCCCGGCCCGTACGGCAACGGAGGGTCACGCAAGTACCTGCTGGCCAGCCTGGACCAGTCGCTGTCCCGGATGGGCCTGGACTACGTCGACATCTTCTACAGTCACCGGTTCGATCCGGAGACGCCGCTGGAGGAGACGATGGCGGCGCTGGACCAGGCCGTGCGGTCCGGTAAGGCGCTCTACGCGGGCATCTCGTCCTACTCGGCGCGGCGCACGGCGGAGGCGGCGGCGCTGCTGCGGGAGATGGGCACGCCGCTGCTCATCCACCAGCCGTCGTACTCGATGCTGAACCGGTGGATCGAGCGTGAGCTGCTGGACACGCTGGAGGCGGAGGGCGTGGGCTGCATCGCGTTCTCACCGCTGGCGCAGGGCATGCTCACCGACCGCTACCTCACCGGCATCCCGGAGGGGTCGCGGGCGGCGCAGAACAAGTCGCTCAGCCCCGACCTGCTGACCGAGGAGACCCTGACCCGCATCCGCAACCTGAACGAGCTGGCCGCCCGGCGTGGCCAGTCGCTCGCCCAGATGGCGCTGGCCTGGGCGCTGCGGGACCGGCGGGTGACGTCCGTGCTGATCGGCGCGAGCAGCGTGGCGCAGCTGGAGGAGAACCTGGCCGCGCTGAACAACCTGCACTTCACAGCCGAGGAGCTGGAGGCCGTCGACAGGTACGCGGTGGAGTCGGGCATCAACCTCTGGGCCGCCTCCAGCGAGGCGTGA
- a CDS encoding lysylphosphatidylglycerol synthase transmembrane domain-containing protein — protein sequence MTHIREREGAERPRGDDITSAAAPDMPATPEQDRPAASAGGDQPGAGDDPRPGGATPAVPVPLPPEKPPGRRPEPEPGQAGKAVEPEKTARGGEAAGSPETGATGGTGEQPTVLVVEPLLPQRLRRPSDALRFLATMVLLGGVILLALVAKQTLNGIEMDVEVGTRRAPAPLVFAAGFVGGGAVLVIPGIFAVERVFHRDGLRIAGGLIAAILGLLVSFAIGEWVVAAGPSDLRQLLTGGRPGVEPLNTLLTSVMAYITAVRISRRPMWRTLMWIAIALHVFALFTSTAATVLGVLVSILVGLGVGFGTLYAVGSPNTRPPGSAMVASLRRLGFAPVKARRIEDDIQGSRRYAVNLDDGRRLDVTVLDRDRQVAGLLYRLWRRMLLNSETRRRAIRSLRAELEREALMAYAAQAAGASTPRLLGTSEVGTEAALLAYEHVDSRPLEDIPDEEITDEILAEIWEQVRLLQAQRLAHRRLTGESIHLDSDGHVVLVDARSGEIAAGDLLLRIDIAQLLTYLGLRVGAERSVRVAASVMGAEALAAALPLLQRIALTRQTRAALRHNKQLLSALREQIVELTPQTEVREVRLERFRPRSIVTIVGSTMAAYILLSQLSRVNLVQIVTTAEWAWSGVALVAAGMSYVAAALMLKGFVPETLPLGRTVLVQFAGSFVKLVAPAAVGIVAINTRYLQKRGIPPGQAVSSVGASQVVGLAFHILLLLLFAYLTGTTAATALTPSRGLLAVLLAVGVTVLIVLSVPPLRRMLTTRMRSLFSGVVPRLLDVLQSPRKIAEGFSGTLLLTLAFVVCLDACVRAFGESISFAAVAVVFLAGNAIGSAAPTPGGLGAVETSLVVGLTLFGVNSGIATSAVLLYRLLTFWLPVLVGWAAFTHLQRHEAI from the coding sequence GTGACGCACATCAGGGAACGTGAAGGAGCAGAGCGACCGCGGGGGGACGACATCACCTCCGCGGCGGCCCCGGACATGCCCGCAACGCCGGAGCAGGACCGGCCCGCCGCCTCCGCGGGCGGAGATCAGCCCGGCGCGGGAGACGACCCGCGCCCCGGCGGGGCCACCCCGGCCGTTCCTGTGCCCCTGCCCCCCGAAAAGCCACCGGGGAGGAGGCCGGAACCGGAGCCGGGGCAGGCCGGGAAGGCGGTTGAGCCGGAGAAGACCGCGCGGGGCGGCGAAGCCGCCGGATCCCCCGAGACCGGCGCCACGGGCGGGACGGGGGAGCAGCCGACCGTGCTCGTCGTCGAACCGCTGCTGCCCCAGCGGCTCAGACGCCCCTCCGACGCTCTCCGCTTCCTCGCCACCATGGTCCTGCTCGGCGGAGTGATCCTCCTGGCGCTGGTGGCCAAGCAGACCCTCAACGGCATCGAGATGGACGTGGAGGTGGGCACCAGGCGGGCCCCCGCCCCGCTGGTGTTCGCCGCCGGATTCGTCGGCGGCGGTGCGGTGCTCGTCATCCCCGGCATCTTCGCCGTCGAACGGGTCTTCCACCGCGATGGCCTACGCATCGCCGGAGGTCTCATCGCGGCGATCCTGGGCCTGCTGGTCTCCTTCGCCATCGGCGAATGGGTCGTCGCCGCCGGGCCGTCCGATCTGCGACAGCTCCTCACCGGAGGCCGGCCCGGCGTCGAACCGCTCAACACGCTGCTCACCTCCGTCATGGCCTACATCACGGCGGTGCGCATCTCCCGCCGTCCCATGTGGCGGACGTTGATGTGGATCGCCATCGCGCTGCACGTCTTCGCGCTGTTCACCAGCACCGCCGCGACCGTCCTCGGCGTGCTCGTCAGCATCCTCGTCGGCCTCGGCGTCGGCTTCGGCACCTTGTACGCCGTGGGCAGCCCCAACACCCGCCCGCCCGGCAGCGCGATGGTCGCCTCCCTGCGCAGGCTCGGCTTCGCCCCCGTCAAGGCCCGCAGGATCGAAGACGACATCCAGGGCAGCCGCCGCTACGCCGTGAACCTCGACGACGGCCGCCGCCTCGACGTCACCGTCCTCGACCGCGACCGCCAGGTGGCCGGGCTGCTTTACCGGCTGTGGCGACGCATGCTGCTCAACTCCGAGACCCGCAGGCGCGCCATCCGCTCGCTCCGCGCCGAGCTCGAACGGGAAGCGCTCATGGCCTACGCCGCCCAGGCCGCCGGCGCCTCCACCCCCCGTCTCCTCGGCACCAGCGAGGTGGGCACCGAAGCCGCGCTCCTCGCCTACGAGCACGTCGACAGCCGTCCTCTGGAGGACATCCCCGACGAGGAGATCACCGACGAGATCTTGGCCGAGATCTGGGAGCAGGTGCGGCTCCTGCAGGCGCAGCGGCTCGCCCACCGGCGGCTCACCGGCGAGAGCATTCATCTCGACAGCGACGGCCACGTCGTCCTCGTCGACGCGCGCAGCGGCGAGATCGCCGCCGGCGATCTGCTGCTCCGTATCGACATCGCGCAGCTGCTCACCTACCTCGGTCTGCGCGTCGGCGCCGAGCGGTCGGTCCGGGTGGCGGCGTCGGTCATGGGCGCCGAGGCGCTGGCCGCGGCCCTGCCGCTGCTGCAGCGCATCGCCCTCACCCGGCAGACCCGCGCCGCGCTGCGGCACAACAAGCAACTGCTGTCCGCGCTGCGTGAGCAGATCGTCGAGCTCACCCCCCAGACCGAGGTGCGGGAGGTACGGCTGGAGCGGTTCCGGCCGCGGAGCATCGTCACCATCGTCGGCAGCACCATGGCCGCGTACATCCTGCTCTCCCAGCTCAGCCGGGTGAACCTGGTTCAGATCGTGACCACCGCCGAATGGGCGTGGAGCGGGGTGGCGCTGGTCGCCGCCGGGATGAGCTACGTGGCCGCCGCGTTGATGCTCAAAGGGTTCGTACCGGAGACGTTGCCGCTGGGACGCACGGTCCTGGTGCAATTCGCCGGGTCCTTCGTGAAGCTGGTCGCGCCCGCGGCCGTGGGAATCGTCGCGATCAACACCCGCTACCTGCAAAAACGCGGCATTCCTCCGGGGCAGGCGGTGTCCAGCGTCGGTGCGTCGCAGGTGGTCGGCCTCGCCTTCCACATCCTGTTGCTGCTGCTGTTCGCCTACCTCACCGGCACCACGGCCGCCACCGCGCTCACGCCGTCGCGCGGCCTGCTCGCCGTGCTGCTCGCCGTCGGCGTCACCGTGCTGATCGTGCTCAGCGTGCCGCCGCTGCGGCGGATGCTCACCACGCGCATGCGCTCGCTGTTCTCCGGCGTGGTGCCCCGTCTGCTGGACGTGCTCCAGTCACCCCGCAAGATCGCGGAGGGGTTCTCCGGCACCCTCCTGCTCACCCTGGCGTTCGTGGTCTGCCTGGACGCGTGCGTGCGCGCCTTCGGGGAATCGATCAGCTTCGCCGCCGTGGCGGTGGTCTTCCTCGCGGGCAACGCCATCGGCTCGGCGGCGCCGACCCCGGGTGGCCTCGGCGCCGTCGAGACCTCCCTCGTCGTCGGCCTCACGCTCTTCGGCGTGAACAGCGGGATCGCCACCTCCGCCGTGCTCCTGTACCGCTTGCTGACGTTCTGGCTCCCCGTCCTCGTCGGCTGGGCGGCCTTCACCCACCTGCAACGCCACGAGGCGATCTGA